One window of Brevibacterium pigmentatum genomic DNA carries:
- a CDS encoding acetyl-CoA C-acetyltransferase, producing the protein MSEDIVICEPLRSPVGGFGGQFKDVPHEELGRQVLKALLEKTNLPGEAIEDVVLGNCYPHMETPAIGRVVALNAGLPITVPGRQVDRRCGSGLQAIADAHAMISAGYADLVVAGGVESMSRAPFFNEEIRWGIRGGNVELKDGLVRGRLTAGGNDYPVPGGMIETAENLRREYKISREDQDAYAVESHRRAASATEEGKFADEIVPITLPATRKTPEQVITTDEHIRPGSTVEKLAKLKPMLGKSDDEATVTAGNASGQNDGAALCIVTTAAKAAELGLRVFARMRSWAVAGVPPKTMGIGPVPATAKALQRAGLELGDIDLIELNEAFAAQVLACTTEWKLSESDFAERLNVNGSGISLGHPVGATGGRILATLLREMDRRGSRYGVETMCIGGGQGMAAVFERVA; encoded by the coding sequence GTGTCCGAAGACATCGTCATCTGTGAACCTCTCCGCTCCCCCGTGGGCGGATTCGGCGGACAGTTCAAGGACGTTCCGCACGAGGAGCTCGGCCGTCAGGTCCTGAAAGCTCTGCTGGAGAAGACCAACCTGCCGGGTGAAGCCATTGAGGATGTCGTCCTCGGCAACTGCTATCCGCACATGGAGACCCCGGCGATCGGCCGCGTCGTCGCCCTCAACGCGGGACTGCCGATCACCGTTCCGGGCCGTCAGGTCGACCGCCGCTGCGGCTCCGGCCTGCAGGCGATCGCTGACGCCCACGCGATGATCTCGGCCGGCTATGCGGACCTCGTCGTCGCCGGCGGCGTCGAGTCGATGAGCCGCGCACCGTTCTTCAATGAGGAGATCCGCTGGGGCATCAGGGGCGGCAACGTCGAGCTCAAAGACGGCCTCGTCCGCGGCCGCCTCACCGCCGGCGGCAATGACTACCCGGTGCCGGGCGGAATGATCGAAACCGCGGAGAACCTGCGCCGTGAGTACAAGATCTCGCGGGAGGACCAGGACGCCTACGCCGTGGAATCGCACCGTCGTGCCGCCTCGGCGACTGAGGAAGGGAAGTTCGCCGACGAGATCGTGCCGATCACACTGCCGGCCACCCGGAAGACCCCCGAACAGGTCATCACGACCGATGAGCACATCCGTCCCGGGTCGACGGTCGAGAAGCTCGCGAAGCTCAAGCCGATGCTCGGGAAGTCCGACGATGAGGCCACGGTGACCGCCGGCAATGCCTCGGGTCAGAACGATGGTGCCGCCCTGTGCATCGTCACCACCGCCGCCAAGGCCGCCGAGCTGGGTCTGCGGGTCTTCGCCCGCATGCGCAGCTGGGCGGTGGCCGGAGTGCCGCCGAAGACGATGGGCATCGGTCCGGTCCCCGCGACCGCGAAGGCACTGCAACGCGCGGGTCTCGAACTCGGCGATATCGACCTCATCGAACTCAACGAGGCATTCGCGGCGCAGGTGCTCGCCTGCACGACCGAATGGAAACTGTCCGAATCCGACTTCGCCGAGCGTCTCAACGTCAACGGCTCGGGCATCTCACTGGGCCACCCGGTCGGCGCGACCGGTGGGCGCATCCTCGCCACCTTGCTGCGGGAGATGGATCGCCGCGGTTCCCGCTACGGAGTCGAGACCATGTGCATCGGCGGCGGCCAGGGCATGGCTGCGGTCTTCGAACGCGTAGCCTGA